Proteins found in one Aethina tumida isolate Nest 87 chromosome 1, icAetTumi1.1, whole genome shotgun sequence genomic segment:
- the LOC126266164 gene encoding serine/threonine-protein kinase TBK1-like, translated as MKVIKEDGSSIYKLTDFGASRVLEENEQFMSLCGTEEYLHPNVFERAILRKNQNQSFQSTIDLWSLGVTLYHAATGALPFQPYGGLRNNKRIMYEMISKKEFGHISGAQTSPNGPIQWSNKLPDSCRLSAGLKRIITPMLANLMHVDSKRSFDRFFTEVDKLLSRKCIHVFNVSGAELIRVYLSKQEEYAVFEENIREQTNITTENQLILYDMNAIYGEIQFETSENKPLYLFNKDKTREISIQNIELPSLESFPEVLDLEKDAYLAQIAYTTSCKCKQYIAKISLVCKLLCDSVKTFSKFLCKNLKKLYNTSTHLSAKYTLIVNKADSIWFTKKLIKYLSKNCEMSEDISKEHLKNLRTKIEHLHETECEYNHLFLKWEAIVCCLKCPQKTLATAKAETFENILFESWMKFERDRDTGKLTGGDEECHLFERNRISDVFYRMLHLLETEVQSQYVQFVRGFDEWFEAALQIYEEVVRLEKSLVEFEEILDEFDMKLCVSRCGLVDYVKSINRKQTFSETHKNDNSTKDVLQKVKMDIHNLLNNSRDIRTQLLEYC; from the coding sequence ATGAAAGTCATAAAGGAGGACGGAAGTTCAATATATAAACTCACCGATTTTGGAGCGTCACGAGTCTTGGAGGAAAACGAACAATTTATGTCCTTGTGTGGCACGGAGGAATATCTGCACCCTAACGTGTTCGAAAGGGCGATCCTTCgcaaaaatcaaaatcaaagTTTCCAATCCACCATTGACCTTTGGTCGCTTGGGGTCACGTTGTACCATGCGGCAACGGGGGCTCTTCCCTTTCAACCTTACGGAGGGTTGAGAAACAACAAAAGGATTATGTATGAGATGATCAGTAAGAAAGAATTTGGCCACATATCCGGGGCGCAGACCTCCCCGAATGGTCCCATTCAGTGGAGCAACAAACTACCGGACTCTTGCCGATTGAGTGCCGGTTTGAAACGCATAATCACCCCGATGTTAGCCAATTTAATGCACGTTGATTCAAAACGATCCTTTGATCGATTTTTCACAGAAGTAGACAAATTACTTTCCAGAAAATGCATACATGTGTTTAATGTTAGTGGAGCTGAATTAATTAGAGTATACCTTTCCAAACAGGAAGAGTATGCTGTTTTTGAGGAGAATATTAGAGAGCAAACGAATATAACAACAGAAAATCAACTAATTCTTTATGACATGAATGCTATATACGGagaaattcaatttgaaacgTCAGAAAATAAACCgttatacttatttaataaagacaaAACCAGAGAAATAAGTATTCAAAATATCGAATTACCTTCATTGGAAAGTTTTCCTGAGGTTTTAGATCTTGAAAAGGACGCATATTTAGCACAAATTGCTTACACAACATCTTGTAAATGCAAGCAGTACATTGCAAAAATATCACtagtttgtaaattattgtgtGACTCTGTCAAGACCTTCTCAAAGTTTCTttgtaaaaatctaaaaaaactgtaCAACACAAGCACACATTTATCAGCCAAGTACACTTTAATTGTGAATAAAGCCGATTCCATTTGGTTTACGAAAAAGCTGATTAAATACTTATCAAAAAATTGCGAAATGTCGGAGGACATCAGTAAAGAACATCTTAAGAATTTGCGCACTAAGATTGAACATTTGCATGAAACGGAATGCGAATataaccatttatttttaaaatgggaaGCCATTGTTTGCTGTCTGAAATGCCCCCAAAAAACGTTAGCAACGGCAAAGGCGGAGactttcgaaaatattttattcgaatCGTGGATGAAATTTGAAAGAGATCGTGACACCGGCAAATTAACCGGAGGCGACGAAGAGTGTCATTTATTTGAAAGGAACAGGATATCTGATGTATTTTATCGGATGCTGCATCTACTCGAGACGGAAGTGCAGTCGCAATATGTTCAGTTCGTTCGTGGATTTGATGAATGGTTCGAGGCCGCTTTGCAGATTTATGAAGAAGTGGTGAGGTTGGAGAAAAGTTTGGTAGAGTTCGAAGAAATTTTGGACGAGTTCGACATGAAACTTTGCGTCAGCCGATGCGGTCTTGTCGATTACGTTAAAAGTATTAATCGAAAACAGACATTTTCTGAAACTCATAAAAATGACAACTCGACGAAAGATGTGCTTCAAAAAGTTAAGATggatattcataatttattgaacaatAGTAGGGACATTAGAACGCAATTATTGGAATATTGTTAA